One region of Triticum aestivum cultivar Chinese Spring chromosome 6B, IWGSC CS RefSeq v2.1, whole genome shotgun sequence genomic DNA includes:
- the LOC123134358 gene encoding uncharacterized protein, translating into MCPRIAAEPPRRPRRYSAAGGDKEATSPPPGIFIPSLSVAHACSISLWPRPLLQIRPHPSTIDAMAPSTRQPAAPLRLSVSRNFTRLFFINDEDQTDPGDATTRGSSRFPRLHHRRSSTTTSPPLLQSFHRAYVCLPDVGAQEPDATVDDDSYYTGGAYYYVQAGDDDHE; encoded by the exons ATGTGCCCGCGCATTGCCGCCGAGCCCCCTCGCCGGCCACGCCGCTACAGCGCCGCGGGGGGAGATAAGGAGGCCACTTCGCCTCCCCCTGGGATATTTATCCCCTCTCTCTCTGTGGCCCACGCCTGCTCTATCTCCCTTTGGCCTCGCCCTCTTCTCCAGATCCGCCCGCACCCAAGCACCATCGACGCCATGGCTCCGTCCACGCGACAACCGGCTGCCCCTCTCCGCCTCTCCGTGTCCAGGAACTTTACCCGCCTCTTCTTCATCAACGACGAGGATCAAACGGACCCGGGCGATGCCACAACTCGCGGATCGAGCCGATTCCCTCGTCTGCATCACCGGCGTTCTTCGACGACTACATCGCCCCCGCTGCTCCAAAGCTTCCACCGGGCCTAcgtgtgcctccccg atgttggagcccaggagccagacgccaccgtcgacgacgactcctactacactggaggtgcctactactacgtgcaggccggtgatgacgaccatgagtag